The Cicer arietinum cultivar CDC Frontier isolate Library 1 chromosome 1, Cicar.CDCFrontier_v2.0, whole genome shotgun sequence genome contains the following window.
GTAACGCTACCTTATCCAGTGCTGACATAAGAAATTCAACAAGTTCTGGTACAACAATTATCTGAGCACCTTGTTCTCCCTGGATAGTCAAGGCAACAAAGTCAGAGTTTCCTAAAATATGAGGGGTTTTATGCATAAGCATATTgcgaaaataaacaaaaatatatttattaggaAATCAACAAAATTGGACGAATAAAACATAGAATGAATGCAAATAAGATCATGCAATCCAGGTCATGTCCAAAATCGACTTGTAAGGTGAGAGATGTCTCGCACTTATAAACATTTTCATAAGCCAAATCTCATCTAATGTGGAATTCTCAACCGTCACAATGATTTAACTTTGTTCAAATGCATCCTATGaataattttacaatataatagaaatattgagtcataaaacaacaaaatgaagTCAATAATTAACATGAGAGATGTGTACAACTTTAAACAAGATTCTTTTACTATCTATGTACAGGCCATGacagataaaattaaaattagaacaaaTCAACAAATAGAGAGCTCATGAGATGGCATATTCCTGTGTAGTATCTAATCTAATATGTAACAAATTGCAGATTATGATGTGCTACAGTAATATTATAGCTGAAGTCTATCACAATTCCATTTAACTACATATCATGCTTTCCTTAATACAGTTTCATCATTGTTGTATTACATAGTAGGAGCTACTAATGCATTTCTATTTATATGTACATCCATTAGAATGTCCTAATGTTCATTCAACAAACATAGCTGTTTCTTGTGAAAACTTCACTGATCCTCAGTTGGATATAAAACATCACATAAACGtggttaaataataataatattatattctgATGTTACTACCAATTGTGCAGAAATAAAATTCTAGGCAGAAAGTTCATGTAATAAATGAGGAAAAATATAGAATACCTGCAATATAATATCTCCAAGTTTTTCCCTGGAAATTCCTGTACCAAGAATTGAGCCGAGGAAGTCACCATGAGAGCAAGGTTCAAACTGGAAGTTCCCTGTAATGCTGAAAAGAGTAATTTTATGTAAATACAAAGAAAGGCGTCTATAATTTCTATGCCGAGCTTGGCAATTTCGGTAACAAAATTTACCTCGATGCCGAAATAATATCTGGATCACTTGTCAGTTCATCTGGATGTCCAACAGAAATCCGGCACCGTTCAGCCTAGAGAGCATATATGTTATGTGTCTAAAAGCAATACAATGCAAACACTTTACAGTATCAAGGTAATGGAAAACAGTTATATCTAGAAAATTACCTGCGGATAACCTCCTTGAGCAATTGCTTTAATATCTGCTAATTTTTCCAATACTTGCATAGATTCCTTTAGCACTGGAGGAGTTAGAAAATTTGTATGGAGAATCTCTCGTTTTAATGATGCTCGTCTAGCCTACAACAAACTCAAATTGAATAACAACCAAGTCAAGGATTAAACGAAATTCATAAGGATCAGGGGGGAAAAAAAGTACCATCTCAAGAACATGCTTCACTTCATTTGCTACACTTTTTTCCCCAACTCCGTTGAGCAATACATCAGCTTCTCCTCTTGAAGCTTGTACACTCTGGCTTACAGTTGAAGCTGCGCGTGACAGAGCATTAAAAATGTGAAATTggatggtttagggtttaaaaataaaaaggatgaaGAAAGTAGAGACCTGAAGAAGTGGAAAGGAAGGTAAGGTTCGTTTGAAAAGAGACATTGTTGCGGAGATTATGAGAATGAAAGGCATGAGTTACTACTCTTCTTAAACACCACGTTGTTCCAAAATTAGTGGCAGCAGCCATGGCCGAATAATTTGGATAGAGCTCGAGAATAAGGATTTAGCTTCTATCCAGGTTACACCTCTGCTACTAAAAGATTCATTAGTGGAATAAATCACTAAATTATTTGGTAAATTCTTTggtatatattataaatattttaattaacatGCACTTTACATCTCATTCATagttctgattttttttatttaattatcataaaattaaaatgttttaattatttgaccattaaattcaattacaaattatgtcgataaaaataatttgtatctatgtctatattatatacaaatacaataaaatctattatatatatttaaaacagactcccgatgccacatcatcatattttgccacATCATCGTATTTTGCCACTTCAACATATTTCATCCACATCAGCCAAAAGGCTGGTGGGTACCTCATGAGAGTACCCCTCCTCTTTCAACAACTTTTcatcttccttccacaatttctttaatacctccaaaatctataTGTATTTTGCCACTTCAACATATTTTATCCACATCAGCCAAAAGGCTGATGTGTACCTCATGAGAGTACCCCTCATCTTTCAACGACTTCTcatcttccttccacaatttatttaatacctccaaaatctatttgataattgttggggttgattgcaagtcccacatcctttagtgtgtgagaataaggagaaggccaatgctatatattgggttttagtcctttgttttcaaatgcaccagtcagcaatagcactttaagcttgtatctgacttagtttaaatatttgctttgtaagagtgtggttgtactgggggtgtctggggtgtgagtgagagaagtctatgtgatgtaacaattttcacatagtattaattctctggttgccggtttaggcagcggccgtggttttttctccggcTTTGGggtttccacgttatattcttgtgttgtgattgtgttttaattcttttaacttatgctatttttcccaaaAACTAGTATCAAGAGCCAAGGTTCGGAGGTTCGGtaggataatttttcttagtatgCTCTGTGGTTGCAGCTTTGTCTGATCTTCCACATCAGAAAAGAATTATCCTTGGTATTGTTAGGGGAAAGGTGATACTGTGAAAGTGTTGTTTAGGGAGgttctggctaaggaaagacttggtatttaagcgtgtctgttgtgacccacctctctttcttgggaacttacctggtgcacagtttacagtctgcgtgcagctgctatgtcttattcaagcgctatgaagtttgacatagagaagtttgatggaagaatcaactttggcttgtggaaagtacaagtcaaggatctgcttatacaatcaggattacacaaggcgttgaaaggaaacacttccaacatggaggacgacaagtgggaggaactagatttgagagctgcaagtgcaattcgtctgtgtttggcaaagaatgttcttgcgaATGTGCAGAATCTGTCATCAGCCAAGCAACTCTGGGAGAAGCTTGAAGGGTTATATCAGGCATCTCAAATCGGTTGTTGTTGAAAGAGCAATTCCACAATCTGCGCATGGATgaaggtacgaaaatctctgatcatcttagtactttgaataatattgtctctgagttggaatctatcaaagttgagattgatgatgaagataaagcgttaaggctcattttgtcccttccaccttcctatgttcatcttaaacctgttctgatgtatgggaaggaaagtttgagttttgaagaagttgcaactaaaattatttctgaagaaaggagaatgaaaaatgatgaaagcacttcatcaagctcaatgttgctgactagaagtggggctaatgggaagaagatacatgcaaagaatttggtgtgctgggagtgtggaaagcctgggcatgtgaagagaaattgtccaggtggagcagtatctgaaaaagactctgagacaagtgctggcaaggtctcccttgttttgggagatgatggtgatctcatctagaagataaagtttgtccttatggtatttccgctataccatgaaaaaggacaagttattgctagcggattcagaacaacacacgggcattggttggcattgatgcatgttggggttgattgcaagtcccacatcctttagtgtgtgagaataaggagaaggccaatgctatatattgggttttagtcctttgttttcaaatgcaccagtcagcaatagcactttaagcttgtatctgacttagtttaaatatttgctttgtaagagtgtggttgtactgggggtgtctggggtgtgagtgagagaaatcTATgtattgtaacaattttcacatagtattaattctctggttgccggtttaggcagcgaccgtggttttttctccggttttggggttttccacgttatattcttgtgttgtgattgtgttttaattcttttaacttatgctatttgAATATCATCATCATTTCATACAATCTCTTATTAATATCATAATCATTTCCAACAAAAAGAGTATGGTTGACAAGTATTCACATGTGTTAATCATgattcatattatttatttggaaATAGACTTATAGCGCacccgtggtcccttaacttaatttcaataaacaatttagttttttttttatcaattttctccgatttggtcctttattttaattttaagtgacaatttgatcttttatgttttaaaatgtcaataatgttatcctttttattgtgcaaaaattcataaaaaatttcaaacaagattcataaaattaattatcattccCAATAtgatgcaaatttcatcaaattcataacttaaatctttaaataaactcatattttcatctctaacaacatcaaataaagaatgaaaatatgagtttatttgaatatttgagttacgaatttgatgaaatttgtattgtATGCAAGaatatagttaattttattggttttgttttaaaattttgataaattttttaaatttttgtaaaaaaaatttaacattgttgacattttaaaacataaaagatcaaattgtcacttaaaattaaaataaacgaccaaatcaaaaagaaaaaaaattaataatctaaaacgttaactgaaatattaatacaaattttatcatctTTCCAGTCTTTAGTACAATTTTTCTATGGATCTCACATTTCGTGAACACGTGTCCTTATCTTGTTGTGTACTGTTTCACTTAGGGACCAAATTGATACTGTTTCACTTAGGGACCAAATTGATAACAAGTcgttaaatataaatatctaaTTGATGGTAAATGTTTACAATTAACAACCAAATTGACAATTTATGTATCTGAAATTTAATAGAAGGATGAGTTTGAGTAACATTTGATAGAGTTAGGAACATATTTAAAATCTCAAGGACTGATGTGAGAGGGGTGTAACAAATTTAGATATGAATTTGGTGGTTTACTCACTAAAATACTTACAAGAGTCCTGACATTTATAGGAAAATCAAAAGGCAATAAAACAtgcaaaaactttttgtttttaataactAATCATAAAGATGAATAGCTTTAGTTGAGATATTTCATACCTTAAGCCTGGGTCATTTGTGCAAGGTGTGAAGAACCAACCCTGAGTGCAAGTATATCCAGAGTATATAATCTACaacaaaatgaaaaactaaTTGATCACTATTATTgacaaaactaaaatttatacaTCATTATTATGTTGCACAAAAAGATAGTAGTTGGTTAATGTAAACATAGATGTAAATAGATGTgtatataatacaaataaagCATGCTTCCTTAAGAAAACTAACATTATGAATATTTCCTAAATTTAAGTACCATGAAATTAAGGTTGagtaataaaaattttataatttataaatttattataaattattaccattggtaaatgactaataatattataaaataatttataaatttattataaaataacttataaaataatttgataataatataaattataaattattatcaaattgtaaaataatttataaattataaatttattataaataattgtaaaataattttataatttataaatttattataaattattaccattggtaaatgactaataatattataaaataatttataaatttattataaaataacttataaaataatttgataataatataaattataaattattatcaaattgtaaaataatttataaattataaatttattataaataattgtaaaataattttataatttataaatttattataaattattaccattggtaaatgactaataatattataaaataatttataaatttattataaaataacttataaaataatttgataataatataaattataaattattatcaaattgtaaaataatttataaattataaatttattataaataattgtaaaataattttataatttataaatttattataaattattaccattggtaaatgactaataatattataaaataatttataaatttattataaaataacttataaaataatttgataataatataaattataaattattatcaaattgtaaaataatttataaattataaatttattataaataattgtaaaataattttataatttataaatttattataaattattaccattggtaaatgactaataatattataaaataatttataaatttattataaaataacttataaaataatttgataataatataaattataaattattatcaaattgtaaaataatttataaattataaatttattataaataattgtaaaataattttataatttataaatttattataaattattaccattggtaaatgactaataatattataaaataatttataaatttattataaaataacttataaaataatttgataataatataaattataaattattatcaaattgtaaaataatttataaattataaatttattataaataattgtaaaataattttataatttataaatttattataaattattaccattggtaaatgactaataatattataaaataatttataaatttattataaaataacttataaaataatttgataataatataaattataaattattatcaaattgtaaaataatttataaattataaatttattataaataattgtaaaataattttataatttataaatttattataaattattaccattggtaaatgactaataatattataaaataatttataaatttattataaaataacttataaaataatttgataataatataaattataaattattatcaaattgtaaaataatttataaattataaatttattataaataattgtaaaataattttataatttataaatttattataaattattaccattggtaaatgactaataatattataaaataatttataaatttattataaaataacttataaaataatttgataataatataaattataaattattatcaaattgtaaaataatttataaattataaatttattataaataattgtaaaataattttataatttataaatttattataaattattaccattggtaaatgactaataatattataaaataatttataaatttattataaaataacttataaaataatttgataataatataaattataaattattatcaaattgtaaaataatttataaattataaatttattataaataattgtaaaataattttataatttataaatttattataaattattaccattggtaaatgattaataatattataaaataatttataaatttattataaaataacttataaaataatttgataataatataaattataaattattatcaaattgtaaaataatttataaattataaatttattataaataattgtaaaataattttataatttataaatttattataaattattaccattggtaaatgactaataatattataaaataatttataaatttattataaaataacttataaaataatttgataataatatagattataaattattatcaaattgtaaaataatatataaattataaatttgttataaataattgtaaaataattttataatttataaatttattataaaataatattattattgagaggAGGATTGAAGGAGATTAGGCATTGAGAGCATGTTTGAGAGGAGGATTGAAGGAGATTAGGCATTGAGAGCATGTTTGAGAAGGGAGAAAAGAGGAGAggtccacatcagcttttttggtgatgtgggaaatatttgtataggtggatgaaatagaatgaggtggcattcggcgatttctccttcgttcaccgtcggatcgggctgaaatttggacagcaggttcgtgacTCGTGGTACTTCATTCTGACCGTTTGGATCGTCGATCAGAGGTCTGAGGTGGGAGACATTGANNNNNNNNNNNNNNNNNNNNNNNNNNNNNNNNNNNNNNNNNNNNNNNNNNNNNNNNNNNNNNNNNNNNNNNNNNNNNNNNNNNNNNNNNNNNNNNNNNNNNNNNNNNNNNNNNNNNNNNNNNNNNNNNNNNNNNNNNNNNNNNNNNNNNNNNNNNNNNNNNNNNNNNNNNNNNNNNNNNNNNNNNNNNNNNNNNNNNNNNNNNNNNNNNNNNNNNNNNNNNNNNNNNNNNNNNNNNNNNNNNNNNNNNNNNNNNNNNNNNNNNNNNNNNNNNNNNNNNNNNNNNNNNNNNNNNNNNNNNNNNNNNNNNNNNNNNNNNNNNNNNNNNNNNNNNNNNNNNNNNNNNNNNNNNNNNNNNNNNNNNNNNNNNNNNNNNNNNNNNNNNNNNNNNNNNNNNNNNNNNNNNNNNNNNNNNNNNNNNNNNNNNNNNNNNNNNNNNNNNNNNNNNNNNNNNNNNNNNNNNNNNNNNNNNNNNNNNNNNNNNNNNNNNNNNNNNNNNNNNNNNNNNNNNNNNNNNNNNNNNNNNNNNNNNNNNNNNNNNNTTAAAAATTATAGTGTCATTTGTGAtggtgattttagttgctgtgattatttgttgattgctcctcacagattcttgcaagtttgggaaattgattatccgctgcatattgctctgttagagttattattgtatttgttgttgaatttcccattACATAAGATgttgatatatttataattgaatgatactttttattttaattttccatattctaatgataatttgaatgttaaaaaataaatgaaaaattaagtattgcataaaattaaattattttttaatagaatttatttttggtacctatcaacataactataattcaattgcacaaataattagttaaaacttttaaatacctcaaattgatttaaagtataagaaaatctttaatcttaaataaaatatatttcaaactcttgatgaaatatattcaataattttcttttacaacaacttctcatgtccgcaattaaaacatcatactaataaaacaaataaattgtattgattttatacgttaaaaattcaattactcattaaaaaatttacttccaattattaaaataaaaaaatttatttaaaattataatatatatgaatatattaaaaaatataatgaaccaaCGTTTACTATATAAGTgttctgaaaaaatatgttaacactaaatttttatcaatttaattatatatttataattgaatgctatttttttatttttattttccttattataatgataatttgaatgttaaaaaataaatgaaaaattaagtattgcataaaattaaattattttttaatagaatttatttttggtacctatcaacataactataattcaattgcacaaataattagttaaaacttttaaatacctaaaattgatttaaagtttAAGCAAatctttaatctttaataaaataaatttcaaactcttgatgaaatatatatttcataacatttttttaaaataaaaaacattaaatagtcaattatatttttaaatttatacatcttatttttgggtttgtattttacattttatttcatcaaataaatacaagtaccattatatgttgaaaaataaattgacaatcaaagtaaaatgagtcaaacaattatcatatataataagttatcataccaattttataaaatattttaaaaaataaaattagatgattgtgataaacatgattttccctcattttaattttcttaatcatattcaattattacaaataatttataaattattttacaatttgataacaatttataatttatatatatttataaattataaataattgtaaattaaaaattattttaaaaataatcataaaatacgaatatataaaaaattattaaaaaaattatttccaattattaaaatctattatctattatatatatttaaaatagacttccGATGTCacaacaacttatttttttttacaaactcttgatgaaatatattcaataattattttatatatcaacTTCTCATactcgcaattaaaacatcatactaataaaacaaataaatttagctacgctacaatataaagTCATAATAGT
Protein-coding sequences here:
- the LOC101494002 gene encoding uncharacterized protein isoform X2 — translated: MAAATNFGTTWCLRRVVTHAFHSHNLRNNVSFQTNLTFLSTSSASTVSQSVQASRGEADVLLNGVGEKSVANEVKHVLEMARRASLKREILHTNFLTPPVLKESMQVLEKLADIKAIAQGGYPQAERCRISVGHPDELTSDPDIISASSITGNFQFEPCSHGDFLGSILGTGISREKLGDIILQGEQGAQIIVVPELVEFLMSALDKVRNVSVTCTKIPLISLDYEPPRTKSFKTVEASLRVDAVASAGFKVSRSKLVDMIR
- the LOC101494002 gene encoding uncharacterized protein isoform X1 codes for the protein MAAATNFGTTWCLRRVVTHAFHSHNLRNNVSFQTNLTFLSTSSASTVSQSVQASRGEADVLLNGVGEKSVANEVKHVLEMARRASLKREILHTNFLTPPVLKESMQVLEKLADIKAIAQGGYPQAERCRISVGHPDELTSDPDIISASSITGNFQFEPCSHGDFLGSILGTGISREKLGDIILQGEQGAQIIVVPELVEFLMSALDKVRNVSVTCTKIPLISLDYEPPRTKSFKTVEASLRVDAVASAGFKVSRSKLVDMISNGDVRINWIPVTTKGTTIKSGDIVSVSGLGRLKIGEVNTTKKGKFAVELIRYL